Sequence from the Acidobacteriota bacterium genome:
GAACCTCCCCTTAGAAGACCATTCTGGGTGATAATAAAAGAAAGAATAGCTGTTTTTGATTCAATGCAAGTTGAAGCACTCAAAGAAATCTATGGCTATGACAAAAAAGATGTTTCAGAAAATGATATTAATGAATTGGAAAACCTTTCTTCAAAATTCTGGAAATCAGGAAACAAAGAAGGATTTAACAGAATTCTTGATATTTGCAGAATTGAAAAAGTTTTTTCAAACTCAGGTTTACCAATGAAAGACCTTGATGAAAAGAGAGTTCTCTGGGTTCCGTTTGTAGATGCTCTATTTTACCCTCTCGACCCATCTGAAGTGAAATCTATAAGCCCTAACCTTAAAAACTCTCTCCATGGCTATCACAGAGAGGTAACGGAACTCTCAAAAAAATTCGAAATGAACATAAAGGATTTATCATCTTACCTCGAGTTAGTAAACAGAGTTCTTGACCATTACAAGAAAAACAAAGCTGTTGCGTTGAAAGTTGCAAGCGGATACATAAGAACTCTCTGGTTTGATGATGTAGATGAGGATGAAGCTTCTAAAATTTTTAATGGGGAAATGAATGAAAAAATTTCAGATTGGAGTAAATATAAAAAACTCCAGGATTTTATAGCCAAATATATTTTTTTAAAAGCAGGAGAGCTAAGTCTTCCTGTTCACTTTCACACTGGATTCGGTGCAAATGCTACCTTGAAGAACCTTGATTCAAACCCTCTAAATTTAGAAAGTATTTTCTCAGATATGAGGTTCAAAGATACCAAATTTGTTATGCTCCATGCAGGCTACCCTTTCTGGGACAAACTAAAGCCAATACTTGAAAAGAAGA
This genomic interval carries:
- a CDS encoding amidohydrolase family protein — encoded protein: MKIIRKILILFIFIHFFNLIFILSAGENIKYKKLLSFIEETKFIDVHSHPVSGHVKYEAKDLYPTLEPPLRRPFWVIIKERIAVFDSMQVEALKEIYGYDKKDVSENDINELENLSSKFWKSGNKEGFNRILDICRIEKVFSNSGLPMKDLDEKRVLWVPFVDALFYPLDPSEVKSISPNLKNSLHGYHREVTELSKKFEMNIKDLSSYLELVNRVLDHYKKNKAVALKVASGYIRTLWFDDVDEDEASKIFNGEMNEKISDWSKYKKLQDFIAKYIFLKAGELSLPVHFHTGFGANATLKNLDSNPLNLESIFSDMRFKDTKFVMLHAGYPFWDKLKPILEKKNAYVEFSAVNWFVYDDELEKILYEWLCYPGASEKIMFGSDAGAPVFFWIAAKNSRKALYNALSKLIDREIITEGKAILIAEKIMKSNALRLHNLTLLQRIM